In the Constrictibacter sp. MBR-5 genome, one interval contains:
- a CDS encoding Smr/MutS family protein yields the protein MRRQAGERRRRGQATEDEIRLWREATRDVRPLIETARIPDPPPAAPPAPAPASPASARPLAQLPAHVPAQPLPVVQGRGGVAGLDRRSAMRLRRGTLAVEARLDLHGMTQEEAHHALNGFLSAQIRAERRVVLVITGRGFSAGTREAGETGGILRRSLPRWLHEGANRERVLAYSPAQPRHGGNGAFYVLLRRRRD from the coding sequence GTGCGGCGGCAGGCGGGTGAGCGCCGTCGCCGCGGTCAGGCGACCGAGGACGAGATCCGCCTGTGGCGCGAGGCGACCCGTGACGTCCGCCCGCTGATCGAGACGGCGCGGATCCCCGACCCTCCACCTGCCGCCCCCCCGGCTCCGGCGCCCGCGTCGCCCGCTTCCGCCCGCCCCCTGGCGCAGCTGCCGGCGCACGTTCCCGCACAGCCTCTGCCCGTCGTGCAGGGGCGCGGCGGCGTCGCCGGTCTCGACCGTCGCAGTGCGATGCGCCTGCGCCGCGGCACGCTCGCGGTGGAAGCGCGACTCGATCTGCACGGCATGACGCAGGAGGAAGCGCACCACGCGCTCAACGGCTTCCTGTCGGCGCAGATCAGGGCCGAGCGGCGCGTGGTGCTGGTCATCACCGGCCGCGGCTTCTCGGCCGGGACGAGAGAGGCGGGCGAGACCGGCGGCATCCTCCGCCGCTCCCTGCCCCGCTGGCTGCACGAGGGCGCCAACCGCGAGCGCGTCCTCGCCTACTCGCCCGCCCAGCCGCGCCACGGCGGCAACGGCGCGTTCTACGTCCTGCTGCGCCGGCGGCGGGACTAG
- a CDS encoding LUD domain-containing protein: MSARDDILGALRRSHGRGVLDRDAQSGIEERMGRHPRGPQLARVALDAGALVDLFAAKVTAAAATLDRVATVDAIPAAIAGYLARENLPAQLAVAPDPQLDDVPWRNRPLLVLRRGVARETDTASVTGAFAAIAETGTLMLTSGPQSPTTLNFLPESHIVVLRRGQVVGALEDAWDRLRGRQGHAMPRTVNFITGPSRSADIGQQLQMGAHGPRRLHIILVDGRAAAGG, translated from the coding sequence ATGAGCGCACGCGACGACATCCTGGGCGCCCTGCGCCGCTCGCACGGGCGCGGGGTGCTCGACCGCGACGCCCAGTCGGGCATAGAGGAGCGGATGGGCCGCCATCCGCGCGGCCCGCAGCTCGCCCGCGTGGCGCTCGACGCCGGTGCGCTGGTCGACCTGTTTGCCGCCAAGGTGACGGCAGCGGCAGCGACCCTCGACCGCGTCGCCACCGTCGATGCGATTCCGGCCGCGATCGCCGGCTATCTGGCGCGCGAGAACCTGCCGGCGCAGCTGGCGGTCGCACCCGACCCGCAGCTCGACGACGTGCCATGGCGGAACCGGCCGCTGCTCGTCCTGCGCCGCGGTGTGGCGCGCGAGACGGACACGGCCAGCGTCACCGGCGCGTTCGCCGCCATCGCGGAGACCGGCACGCTGATGCTCACCTCCGGCCCGCAGTCGCCGACGACGCTCAACTTCCTGCCCGAGTCGCACATCGTCGTGCTGCGCCGCGGCCAGGTGGTGGGCGCCCTGGAGGACGCCTGGGACCGGCTGCGTGGCCGCCAGGGCCACGCGATGCCGCGCACCGTCAACTTCATCACCGGCCCGTCGCGCAGTGCCGACATCGGCCAGCAGCTGCAGATGGGCGCGCACGGCCCGCGGCGCCTGCACATCATCCTGGTGGACGGTCGTGCGGCGGCAGGCGGGTGA
- a CDS encoding LutB/LldF family L-lactate oxidation iron-sulfur protein: MGAANFKENAHKAMHDSDLQSELRKLAGGFSQARVRAAADVPEFDALRDAARDIKNHTLEHIDYYLERFERKVIENGGKVHWCRTAEEARETILGLCRDLGAKTVTKGKSMIAEEIMLNDHLEKNGIEPVETDLGEYIIQLRHETPSHIIAPAIHVTTEGVAKAFREHHKDLDADRPLTEPRAMLAEARTILRRRFLEADVGITGANFLIAETGSSVIVTNEGNGDLTQTLPKAHIVLASLEKVVPTLEDLSTMLRVLARSATGQEMSVYTTVSTGPRRAEDLDGPGEYHVVLLDNGRSAMIGGEFQDMLRCIRCGACMNNCPVYHQIGGHAYGWVYPGPMGVVLTPALIGIDEAKLLPNASTLCGKCEEVCPVRIPLPKMMRHWREREFERHLEPNTARYGLKAWTWLATRPRLYRMATAVAVGFLGGLGRRAGRFRTLPFAGGWTSVRDMPAPEGGTFQQQWAARQRKARAR, translated from the coding sequence ATGGGTGCGGCCAACTTCAAGGAGAACGCCCACAAGGCGATGCACGACTCCGACCTGCAGTCGGAGCTGCGCAAGCTGGCGGGCGGCTTTTCCCAGGCGCGCGTCCGTGCCGCCGCCGACGTGCCGGAGTTCGACGCGCTGCGCGACGCGGCGCGCGACATCAAGAACCACACGCTGGAGCACATCGACTACTACCTCGAGCGCTTCGAGCGGAAGGTGATCGAGAACGGCGGCAAGGTGCACTGGTGCCGCACGGCCGAAGAGGCGCGCGAGACGATCCTCGGTCTCTGCCGCGACCTGGGGGCCAAGACGGTCACCAAGGGCAAGAGCATGATCGCCGAGGAGATCATGCTGAACGACCATCTGGAGAAGAACGGCATCGAGCCGGTCGAGACCGACCTCGGCGAGTACATCATCCAGCTGCGCCACGAGACGCCGAGCCACATCATCGCGCCGGCGATCCACGTCACGACCGAAGGCGTCGCCAAGGCGTTCCGCGAGCATCACAAGGATCTCGACGCCGACCGCCCGCTGACCGAGCCGCGCGCGATGCTGGCCGAGGCGCGCACCATCCTGCGCCGCCGCTTCCTGGAGGCCGACGTCGGCATCACCGGCGCCAACTTCCTGATCGCCGAAACCGGCTCCTCGGTCATCGTGACCAACGAGGGCAACGGCGACCTGACCCAGACGCTGCCCAAGGCGCACATCGTCCTCGCCAGCCTGGAAAAGGTCGTCCCCACCCTGGAAGACCTGTCGACCATGCTGCGCGTGCTTGCGCGCTCGGCCACGGGCCAGGAGATGTCGGTCTACACCACGGTCTCGACCGGGCCGCGCCGCGCCGAGGACCTTGACGGCCCGGGCGAGTACCACGTCGTGCTGCTCGACAACGGCCGCAGCGCCATGATCGGCGGCGAGTTCCAGGACATGCTGCGCTGCATCCGCTGCGGCGCCTGCATGAACAACTGCCCCGTCTATCACCAGATCGGCGGCCACGCCTACGGCTGGGTCTATCCGGGTCCGATGGGCGTCGTGCTGACCCCGGCGCTGATCGGCATCGACGAGGCGAAGCTGCTGCCGAACGCCTCCACCCTCTGCGGCAAGTGCGAGGAGGTGTGCCCGGTGCGCATCCCGCTGCCGAAGATGATGCGGCACTGGCGGGAGCGCGAGTTCGAGCGGCACCTGGAGCCGAACACCGCCCGCTACGGCCTGAAGGCCTGGACGTGGCTCGCGACGCGGCCCCGGCTCTACCGCATGGCGACGGCCGTGGCGGTGGGCTTCCTCGGCGGCCTCGGCCGTCGTGCGGGGCGCTTCCGCACCCTGCCCTTCGCCGGCGGCTGGACGTCGGTGCGCGACATGCCCGCCCCGGAGGGCGGCACCTTCCAGCAGCAATGGGCGGCGCGGCAACGCAAGGCGCGGGCGCGATGA
- a CDS encoding (Fe-S)-binding protein, with product MPSQPKNVALFVTCLVDLFRPSVGMAAVKLLEDAGCTVAVPAAQTCCGQPPYNSGDRADAKRIARGVLEAFKGFDYVVAPSGSCAGMISHHYPDLFADEPVLAEQARDLARRTYELISFLTDVCGVDTVAARFDGSVTYHDSCSGLRELGIKAQPRKLLAGVEGLTLTEMAEPEVCCGFGGTFCVKYPEISDAMVRRKSADIGASGAGTLLAGDLGCLLNMAGKLTREGSPVKSRHVAEVLAGMADGPAIGEGTAGGRKP from the coding sequence ATGCCCAGCCAGCCGAAAAACGTCGCATTGTTCGTCACTTGCCTCGTCGACCTGTTCCGGCCCAGCGTCGGAATGGCGGCGGTGAAGCTGTTGGAGGATGCCGGCTGCACGGTCGCCGTCCCGGCCGCGCAGACCTGCTGCGGCCAGCCGCCGTACAATTCCGGCGACCGCGCCGACGCCAAGCGCATCGCCCGTGGCGTGCTGGAGGCCTTCAAGGGCTTCGACTACGTCGTGGCGCCGTCCGGCTCCTGCGCCGGGATGATCAGCCACCATTACCCCGACCTATTCGCCGATGAGCCGGTACTCGCCGAGCAGGCGCGCGACCTCGCCCGCCGCACCTACGAGCTGATCTCGTTCCTCACCGACGTCTGCGGCGTCGATACGGTCGCGGCACGCTTCGACGGCTCGGTCACCTACCACGATTCCTGCTCCGGCCTGCGCGAACTCGGCATCAAGGCCCAGCCGCGCAAGCTGCTCGCCGGGGTGGAGGGTCTGACCCTGACCGAAATGGCGGAGCCGGAGGTCTGCTGCGGCTTCGGCGGTACCTTCTGCGTGAAGTATCCGGAGATTTCCGACGCCATGGTCCGCCGCAAGTCCGCCGACATCGGCGCCAGCGGCGCCGGCACCCTGCTGGCGGGCGACCTCGGCTGCCTGCTCAACATGGCCGGCAAGCTGACGCGCGAGGGATCGCCGGTGAAGTCGCGGCACGTCGCCGAGGTGCTGGCCGGCATGGCCGACGGCCCCGCTATCGGCGAAGGCACTGCCGGAGGGCGCAAGCCGTGA
- a CDS encoding Lrp/AsnC family transcriptional regulator, which translates to MPTAPLDAIDRRILRVLQENARIPNVELAQAVGLSPSPCLRRVRDLEERGIVRRYVGLVDPGAVGLPVSVFVQVTLERQVERALETFETAVQERPEVMECYLMTGDADYLLRVVVPDLEAFQRFLMDHLTRVPGVASIKSSFALKQVKYLTALPLD; encoded by the coding sequence ATGCCCACCGCGCCGCTCGACGCGATCGATCGCCGAATTCTCCGGGTGCTCCAGGAGAACGCCCGGATCCCCAACGTCGAGTTGGCCCAGGCGGTCGGGCTGTCGCCGTCGCCCTGCCTGCGCCGGGTGCGCGACCTGGAGGAGCGCGGGATCGTGCGGCGCTATGTCGGCCTGGTCGATCCGGGTGCGGTCGGCCTGCCGGTCAGCGTCTTCGTTCAAGTGACGCTCGAACGTCAGGTGGAACGTGCCCTGGAAACCTTCGAAACCGCCGTGCAGGAGCGGCCGGAGGTCATGGAATGCTACCTGATGACCGGCGACGCCGACTATCTGCTGCGGGTCGTCGTGCCGGACCTGGAGGCGTTCCAGCGTTTCCTCATGGATCACCTCACCCGCGTGCCGGGCGTCGCCAGCATCAAGTCCAGCTTCGCGCTCAAGCAGGTGAAGTACCTGACCGCCCTGCCGCTGGATTGA
- a CDS encoding 1-deoxy-D-xylulose-5-phosphate synthase N-terminal domain-containing protein, which produces MSPARSTALKTIDHDAEAAADSGTDRDEIACLRALQRKILWLSSWMIHNANHLRPNPDGVKVGGHQASSASVSTLMTALYMSVLKPEDRVAVKPHASPIFHAIQYLLGRQTRDKLENFRALGGAQSYPSRTKDVDDVDFSTGSVGLGVAMTVFASMVQDYVRARRAENAAPAGRMVAIVGDAELDEGNVFEALLEGWKHDVRNLWWIIDYNRQSLDSVVNDRLFGRFDGLFRSMGWNVIVLKYGKRLEAAFAGPDGERLRDWIDECPNSLYSALVFKGGAAWRTELEKDLGDVPGIRQILDSHDDDALAVLMTNLAGHDMESVLEAFRSVTDDRPTCFLAYTIKGMGLPFAGHKDNHAGLMNPDQMAAFKQSMKIGDGQEWDAFAGLDLPEETLRAYLDRVPFRTERPRRHMASTVPVEIETPTGARMSTQEGFGKILNALGKSDNPLSQKVVTTSPDVTVSTNLGGWVNQRGIFSRSERQDTFREVQVVSAQRWGQSPRGQHFELGIAEHNLFLMLGAAGLSHALFGERMLPVGTLYDPFINRGLDALNYALYQDARFMVVATPSGVTLAPEGGAHQSINTPLVGIGLPGLSYFEPSYVDELAAIMRWGFAHMQAPDGGSLYLRLSTRPLAQPERSIDEALADEIIEGAYWAVPPAPGAELALVYTGAMAPDAVAAHAAVLDDVPGAGLLAVTSPDRLYEGWRADGADSHAAGLLDVLAPDAKLVSVIDGHPATLGWLGSVCGHRIRPLGVTEFGQSGSVSDLHRINGIDTDGIVDAVARVLLGR; this is translated from the coding sequence ATGTCGCCCGCCCGCTCGACCGCGCTGAAGACGATCGATCACGATGCCGAAGCGGCCGCGGACAGCGGTACCGACCGGGATGAGATCGCCTGCCTGCGGGCGCTGCAGCGCAAGATCCTCTGGCTGTCGTCGTGGATGATCCACAACGCCAACCACCTGCGCCCCAATCCGGACGGGGTGAAGGTCGGCGGCCATCAGGCGTCGAGCGCCTCGGTGTCGACGCTGATGACGGCCCTCTACATGTCGGTGCTGAAGCCGGAGGACCGGGTCGCGGTGAAGCCGCACGCCAGCCCGATCTTCCACGCGATCCAGTACCTGCTCGGCCGCCAGACCCGCGACAAGCTGGAGAATTTCCGCGCGCTCGGCGGCGCCCAGTCCTACCCGTCGCGCACCAAGGACGTGGACGACGTCGACTTCTCGACCGGTTCGGTCGGCCTCGGTGTCGCAATGACCGTGTTCGCCTCGATGGTGCAGGACTATGTCCGCGCTCGCCGCGCCGAGAACGCGGCACCGGCCGGCCGCATGGTGGCGATCGTCGGCGATGCCGAACTGGACGAAGGCAACGTGTTCGAGGCCCTGCTGGAGGGCTGGAAGCACGACGTGCGGAACCTCTGGTGGATCATCGACTATAACCGCCAGAGTCTTGATTCCGTTGTGAACGACCGGCTGTTCGGGCGCTTCGACGGGCTGTTCCGCAGCATGGGCTGGAACGTCATCGTTCTGAAGTACGGCAAGCGGCTGGAGGCGGCCTTCGCCGGCCCCGACGGCGAGCGGTTGCGCGACTGGATCGACGAGTGCCCCAACAGCCTCTACTCGGCGCTGGTCTTCAAGGGCGGCGCGGCCTGGCGCACGGAACTGGAGAAGGACCTGGGCGACGTGCCCGGGATCCGGCAGATCCTCGACAGTCACGACGACGACGCCCTCGCGGTCCTGATGACCAACCTCGCCGGCCACGACATGGAGAGCGTGCTGGAGGCCTTCCGGTCGGTGACCGACGACCGCCCGACCTGCTTCCTCGCCTACACCATCAAGGGCATGGGCCTGCCGTTCGCGGGCCACAAGGACAACCATGCCGGCCTGATGAACCCCGACCAGATGGCCGCCTTCAAGCAGAGCATGAAGATCGGCGACGGGCAGGAGTGGGACGCCTTCGCCGGCCTCGACCTGCCGGAGGAGACGCTGCGCGCCTACCTCGACCGGGTGCCGTTCCGCACCGAGCGGCCGCGCCGGCACATGGCCTCGACGGTGCCCGTGGAGATCGAGACGCCGACGGGCGCGCGGATGTCGACGCAGGAGGGTTTCGGCAAGATTCTCAACGCGTTGGGAAAATCCGATAATCCTCTCTCGCAGAAGGTGGTGACCACGTCGCCGGACGTGACGGTGTCGACCAATCTCGGCGGCTGGGTGAACCAGCGCGGCATCTTCTCGCGCAGCGAACGCCAGGACACGTTCCGCGAGGTGCAGGTCGTCTCCGCCCAGCGCTGGGGCCAGTCGCCGCGCGGCCAGCATTTCGAACTGGGCATCGCCGAGCACAATCTGTTCCTGATGCTGGGCGCCGCCGGCCTATCGCACGCCCTGTTCGGCGAGCGGATGCTGCCGGTCGGGACCCTGTACGACCCGTTCATCAATCGCGGCCTCGACGCGCTGAACTACGCGCTCTACCAGGACGCGCGCTTCATGGTGGTGGCCACGCCGTCCGGCGTGACCCTGGCGCCGGAGGGTGGGGCGCATCAGTCGATCAACACGCCGCTGGTCGGCATCGGCCTGCCGGGCCTGTCCTATTTCGAGCCGTCCTATGTGGACGAACTGGCGGCGATCATGCGCTGGGGCTTCGCCCACATGCAGGCGCCGGACGGTGGCTCGCTCTATCTGCGCCTGTCGACCCGGCCGCTGGCGCAGCCGGAGCGGTCGATCGACGAAGCCCTCGCGGATGAGATCATCGAGGGCGCCTACTGGGCCGTGCCGCCGGCACCGGGTGCCGAACTGGCGCTGGTCTACACCGGCGCAATGGCCCCCGATGCGGTCGCGGCGCACGCCGCCGTGCTGGACGACGTACCGGGCGCCGGCCTGCTGGCCGTGACGTCGCCGGACCGGCTCTACGAGGGGTGGCGCGCCGACGGTGCCGACTCGCACGCCGCCGGCCTGCTCGATGTCCTGGCGCCGGACGCGAAGCTGGTCAGCGTCATCGACGGCCACCCGGCGACGCTGGGCTGGCTCGGCTCCGTCTGCGGGCATCGCATCCGGCCGCTCGGAGTCACAGAATTCGGCCAGTCGGGTTCGGTCTCCGACCTGCACCGCATCAACGGCATCGACACGGACGGCATCGTCGATGCCGTGGCGCGGGTGCTGCTCGGCCGCTGA
- the serS gene encoding serine--tRNA ligase translates to MLDIRWIRDDPAAFDQALARRGMDAASESVLSLDRDRRAAQTRFQELQQRRNDVSKRVGQAKSKGEDAAPLIAEVGRLKDDVQAVEEEERALGKRLDEMLAAFPNAPADDVPVGPDESANVEIRRVGEPRAFDFTPLDHVAVGEKLGLMDFERASKLSGARFVVLSGPLARMERALAAFMLDIHTREFGYTEVAPPLLVRDDALFGSGQLPKFADDLFRTEEGFWLIPTAEVPLANLVAGEILDEEALPLRFTAATPCFRSEAGSAGRDTRGMIRQHQFTKVELISVTAPEQSDAEQERMTGAAETVLQRLGLPYRVVTLCTGDMGFAARRTFDIEVWLPGQGAYREISSCSTCGDFQARRMNARARRKGEKGTRFVHTLNGSGLAVGRTMVAILENYQQADGSVVVPEALRPYLGGDAVIGGADA, encoded by the coding sequence ATGCTCGACATCCGATGGATCCGGGACGACCCCGCTGCGTTCGATCAGGCGCTCGCCAGGCGCGGCATGGATGCCGCCTCGGAGTCGGTGCTGTCGCTCGACCGCGACCGGCGCGCGGCGCAGACGCGCTTCCAGGAACTGCAGCAGCGCCGCAACGACGTGTCGAAGCGGGTCGGCCAGGCGAAATCCAAGGGCGAGGATGCCGCACCGCTGATCGCCGAAGTCGGTCGCCTCAAGGACGACGTGCAGGCGGTCGAGGAAGAGGAACGCGCCCTCGGGAAGCGGCTCGACGAGATGTTGGCGGCGTTTCCGAACGCGCCCGCAGACGACGTGCCCGTCGGCCCGGATGAGAGCGCCAATGTCGAGATCCGCCGCGTCGGCGAGCCGCGCGCGTTCGACTTCACGCCGCTCGACCATGTCGCGGTCGGTGAGAAGCTCGGCCTGATGGATTTCGAGCGCGCCTCCAAGCTGTCCGGCGCGCGGTTCGTCGTGCTCAGCGGACCGCTGGCGCGGATGGAGCGGGCGCTGGCCGCCTTCATGCTCGACATCCACACGCGCGAGTTCGGCTATACCGAGGTGGCGCCGCCGCTGCTGGTGCGCGACGACGCGCTGTTCGGGTCCGGCCAGCTGCCGAAGTTCGCCGACGACCTGTTCCGCACCGAGGAAGGCTTCTGGCTGATCCCGACGGCCGAGGTGCCGCTGGCCAATCTCGTCGCCGGGGAGATCCTGGACGAGGAGGCGCTGCCGCTGCGCTTCACGGCGGCGACGCCCTGTTTCCGCTCCGAGGCGGGCTCCGCCGGGCGCGACACACGCGGCATGATCCGCCAGCATCAGTTCACCAAGGTCGAGCTGATCAGCGTGACGGCGCCCGAGCAGTCCGACGCCGAGCAGGAGCGCATGACCGGCGCGGCCGAAACCGTGCTGCAGCGGTTGGGCCTGCCCTATCGCGTGGTGACGCTCTGCACGGGCGACATGGGTTTCGCCGCGCGCCGCACCTTCGACATCGAGGTGTGGCTGCCGGGGCAGGGGGCCTATCGCGAAATATCCAGCTGCTCGACCTGCGGGGACTTCCAGGCGCGGCGCATGAACGCGCGGGCGCGCCGCAAGGGCGAGAAAGGCACCCGCTTCGTCCATACGCTGAACGGCTCCGGCCTCGCCGTCGGCCGCACGATGGTGGCGATCCTGGAGAACTACCAGCAGGCGGACGGCTCGGTCGTCGTGCCCGAGGCGCTGCGGCCCTATCTCGGCGGCGATGCCGTGATCGGCGGTGCGGATGCTTAA
- the surE gene encoding 5'/3'-nucleotidase SurE gives MLKEPLDLSKARILISNDDGIHAPGLKHLEKIARSLSKDVWVVAPEDEQSAASHSLTLRRPLRIRKLSRRRYAVDGTPTDSVLLAVTQVMKDHPPDIVLSGINRGGNMGGDVIYSGTVAAAMEATLLGIPAIALSQHIPPGGNPRWATAEAHAADVIRRVADARWPDGVLININFPDVAADDVTGVRVTTQGRRKPGGLIQEGKDPAGRPYFWIGTARAFADHAEGTDLETVYGGGISVTPLYMDLTHRTTVDALRKVIG, from the coding sequence ATGCTTAAGGAGCCGCTCGACCTCTCCAAGGCGCGGATCCTGATCTCGAACGACGACGGCATCCACGCGCCGGGCCTGAAGCATCTCGAGAAGATCGCCCGCAGCCTGTCGAAGGACGTGTGGGTGGTCGCGCCGGAGGACGAGCAGAGTGCGGCCAGCCATTCGCTGACCCTGCGCCGGCCGCTGCGCATCCGCAAGCTCTCGCGCCGCCGCTACGCCGTCGACGGCACGCCGACCGATTCCGTCCTGCTTGCCGTCACCCAGGTGATGAAGGATCATCCGCCGGACATCGTCCTGTCGGGGATCAACCGCGGCGGGAACATGGGCGGAGACGTCATCTATTCGGGCACGGTCGCGGCCGCGATGGAGGCGACGCTGCTGGGCATACCGGCGATCGCTCTGAGCCAGCACATCCCGCCCGGCGGCAATCCGCGCTGGGCGACGGCGGAGGCGCATGCGGCCGACGTCATCCGCCGGGTGGCCGACGCACGCTGGCCCGACGGCGTGCTGATCAACATCAACTTCCCCGACGTCGCCGCCGACGACGTGACCGGCGTGCGCGTCACGACCCAGGGCCGGCGCAAGCCCGGCGGGCTGATCCAGGAGGGCAAGGACCCGGCTGGCCGGCCGTACTTCTGGATCGGTACGGCGCGCGCCTTCGCCGACCATGCCGAGGGTACCGACCTGGAGACGGTCTATGGCGGCGGCATCTCGGTGACGCCGCTCTACATGGACCTGACCCACCGGACCACCGTCGACGCGCTGCGGAAGGTGATCGGGTGA
- a CDS encoding LysM peptidoglycan-binding domain-containing M23 family metallopeptidase has product MTVRAIRAGLRLLAVAVVPAALLAGCGNIYVPAPSRGTAPVAPPPAAGQPLDVPTVTVQRGDTLYGIALANRVPMRGLIVLNKLEPPYRLSPGQQLILPSQARLHTVVQGDTSYSIARRYGVSVAELAELNALDPPGRILLGQQLVIPGVELQERLAVPPEQTTAVAVTTERAVEGEPLPPSTSTSTAPSAAEIAALPSPSQPAAEPPAPASSVSPPAAAEPEPAKPAAKAAARDTAPFMMPVQGRLLSGYGPKAGGLRNDGLNIAAARGSPVKAARDGTVVYAGNELPGFGNLVLVKHDQGWVTAYGHNETVLVKRGDSVKRGQTIGTVGSTGNVTEPQLHFELRQGSRAIDPMPYVSTGA; this is encoded by the coding sequence ATGACGGTGCGCGCGATCCGGGCGGGCCTGCGGCTGCTGGCCGTGGCGGTCGTTCCGGCGGCTCTGCTCGCCGGCTGCGGCAACATCTACGTGCCGGCTCCCTCGCGCGGGACGGCGCCGGTCGCGCCGCCGCCCGCCGCGGGCCAGCCGCTCGACGTGCCGACCGTGACGGTGCAGCGCGGCGACACGCTCTACGGCATTGCGCTGGCCAACCGCGTGCCGATGCGCGGACTGATCGTCCTGAACAAGCTCGAGCCGCCCTATCGCCTGTCGCCGGGCCAGCAGCTGATCCTGCCGTCGCAGGCGCGGCTGCACACGGTGGTGCAGGGCGACACCAGCTATTCCATCGCCCGGCGCTATGGCGTCAGCGTGGCCGAACTGGCGGAGCTGAACGCCCTGGACCCGCCGGGGCGCATCCTGCTGGGACAGCAGCTGGTGATTCCGGGCGTCGAACTGCAGGAGCGGCTGGCGGTGCCGCCCGAGCAGACGACCGCCGTCGCAGTGACGACCGAACGCGCCGTCGAAGGCGAGCCGCTGCCGCCGTCCACATCGACGTCCACGGCACCGTCGGCGGCCGAGATCGCGGCGCTGCCGTCGCCCTCGCAGCCGGCCGCCGAGCCGCCGGCGCCGGCATCGTCCGTCAGCCCGCCCGCCGCCGCCGAGCCGGAACCGGCGAAGCCGGCCGCGAAGGCCGCGGCGCGCGACACGGCGCCGTTCATGATGCCCGTCCAGGGCAGGCTGCTGTCGGGATACGGGCCCAAGGCCGGCGGCCTGCGGAACGACGGCCTGAACATCGCCGCGGCGCGCGGATCCCCGGTGAAGGCGGCACGGGACGGCACCGTCGTCTATGCCGGCAACGAACTCCCGGGCTTCGGCAACCTCGTCCTGGTGAAGCACGACCAGGGATGGGTCACCGCCTACGGCCACAACGAGACGGTGCTGGTGAAGCGCGGCGATTCGGTCAAGCGCGGCCAGACGATCGGGACGGTCGGCAGCACCGGCAACGTTACCGAGCCGCAGCTGCATTTCGAGCTGCGCCAGGGCTCCCGCGCCATCGACCCCATGCCCTATGTGAGCACCGGCGCCTGA